TTTGAATTATTTGTGTTGGAAGCGCCCCATACCGAAGAGGTGACGGCCTCCCAGGAAGCACTATGGGAAACGGCCTTCCGCAACGATACCCGGGTGTCGGAGTTGGTAGACCGTATTACGGCCCGCATCGGAAACAAAGGCGTCCGGCGCTACCTGCCGGTTGAACGCCATTGGCCGGAAGCCTCCATACGTCAAACGGCCTCGTTGCAGGAAAAGTCAGCGCTTCCATGGCGCACCGACCTGCCGCGACCGGTATACCTGTTGCCGCAACCCGAAACCATCGAAGCAACGGTTCGGTTACCCGATTATCCGCCCTTACTTTTCCGGTATAAAGGCGAAATCCATACGGTGGCCAAAGCCGACGGACCCGAACGCATCGAACAGGAATGGTGGCTGCAATCGGGTCAATACCGCGATTATTATGTAGTGGAAGATGAAAAGGGAGCGCGTTTCTGGGTATTCCGGTCGGGTCCGTACGACGCGGAAAACCGCCCCAAATGGTACCTACACGGTTTTTTTGCCTGATGGAACGCTATACAGAATTACAGGTCACCACGAACTTCAGCTTCTTACGCGGCGGTTCCCATCCCGAGGAAATGGTAGAGGAAGCCATTCGCCTGGGATATGGTGCTATAGCCATTACCGACCGGAATACATTGGCAGGTGTCGTGCGGGCGCATGTGGCGGCGCTTAAGAGCGATACCGATTTCCGGTTGTTGATCGGTTGCCGCCTGGATCTTGTTGACGGACCGTCGCTGTTGGCCTATCCTACGGATAAAGAGGCGTATGGTCGGTTATCCGGACTCTTATCGGAAGGTAACATCCGGGCCGAGAAGGGGCAGTGCCTCCTGTATAAAAAGGATGTATATGACTATGCGGAAGGCCTGCTATTCATCGTACTGCCACCTCCTGCACTCGACCTACAGTTCCGGTTGCCCGAGGATTTCGTTTCGTCGCTTTCCGAATACCGCGAACGACTGGGGAAAGCGCTGTTTCTGGGAGCGTGTCGTTCCTATACAGCCCACGACGGGAAACGGCTCTTTCGGTTATCGCAGTTGTCGGAGCGATTGGGGGTGCGGATGGTAGCCTTGAACGATGTGCATTACCACCATCCGGAACGCCGGGCGTTGCAGGATGTACTGACCTGTGTGCGGGAAAAGTGTACCATCTACACCGCCGGATTCCGTTTACACCAGAATGCGGAACGGCATCTCAAGGGCGAAGAGGAAATGATCCGGTTGTTTCGGTCGTATCCGGATGCCATCGCGGCTACGCAAGACATCGCGCAGGCTTGCCGGTTTTCCCTGTCGGAATTACAATATGTTTATCCAGAGGAAATCACGTCCGGCGGTCGCACGCCACAGGAAGAACTGGAACGCCTTACCTGGCAGGGCGCAAATGCACGCTTTCCGGATGGCATCCCCAGGAAAATCCGTAAAACACTCCGATACGAACTGGATTTTATGGAGCGGAAGAACTACGCTGCCTATTTCCTGACGGTCTACGATTTCGTCCGCTTCGCACGTGATCGCGGTATTTTGTGCCAGGGAAGAGGGTCGGCTGCCAATTCCGTCGTGTGTTATTGCCTGGGAATCACATCGGTTGACCCCTCCAAGTTCAAGATATTATTTGCCCGTTTTATGTCGGATGCCCGAGACGAGCCGCCTGATATTGATGTGGATTTCGAACACGAACGACGGGAAGAGGTCATACAATACATTTATGAGAAGTACGGACGGCACCGGGCAGCTATCGTGGCCACGGTTACACAGGTACATTATAAAGGTGCCATCCGGGATGTCGCCAAAGCCATGGGGATGTCGACCGATGCCATCAACCGCCTCTCGGCCTCGGTGTGGGAGTTTCGCGATGAACTCGACGGCGAACGGGTCACCTCTGAAGGCTTCCACCTGGATGATCCACACCTGGCGAAAGTACTTGAGTTGACCCGCCAATATGTGGGGTTCCCGCGGCAACTTGGCCAACATACGGGCGGCTTCATCATCACCCAGGGCAAGCTGTCGGATCTGTGTCCGGTGCTCAACGCCCGCATGGAAGGCCGCACCAATATCGAATGGAACAAAGACGATATTGAAGCACTCGGCTTTCTGAAAGTAGATGTGTTGGCGTTGGGGATGTTAACGTGTATCCGTAAGGCATTTGACCTCGCAAAACAGCACTATGGTCTTGACCTTACGCTGGCCAACATCCCACAGGACGATCCGGCGGTGTATGAAATGATCAGCCAGGCCGATACACTCGGCGTCTTCCAGATCGAAAGCCGGGCCCAGATGTCGATGTTGCCCCGATTGCGGCCGCAGTGTTTTTATGATTTGGTAATAGAAGTAGCGATTGTACGCCCCGGGCCGATACAGGGCGACATGGTGCATCCGTACCTGCGACGGCGCGATAAGATAGATACTATTGAGTATCCGTCGAAGGAATTGGAGAGTATACTCGGGCGTACGTTGGGAGTGCCCTTATTCCAGGAGCAGGCCATGGAAATTGCGATCGTGGCTGCCGGATTCACTCCCGCCGAAGCAGACGGGTTACGCCGCAGTATGGCGACCTTCAAGGCGAAGGGAAAGGTGGCGGATTGGGAGAAGAAGCTCGTAACGGGGATGATCCGGAATGGGTATGAGGAAGGATTCGCCCGCCGGGTGTTCCGCCAACTGGAAGGTTTTGGGTCGTATGGTTTCCCGGAAAGCCACGCCGCCAGTTTTGCGTTGCTGGTGTATGTATCCTCCTGGATCAAATGCCATTATCCGGATGTATTTGCCACCGCACTGCTCAACAGTATGCCGATGGGTTTCTACCAGCCCGCCCAGATCATCATCGATGCACGCAAACATGGGGTAGTGGTGCGGCCAGTGGATATAAACCACTCCTATTGGGATTACACCCTCGAGGAACCCTCCGGACGCTACCGCACCATTCGGTTGGGATTCCGGCAGGTGAAGGGATTGTCGGGTGAGGATATGGAGACGTTGGTGCAGGCCCGTCATCGGCCGTTTCGCTCGATTCCGGAATTGCTTGACATCGGGGTGTCGATGGCCGCGTTGGAAAAATTGGCGGATGCAGATGCCTTCCGTTCGATCGGACTCGACCGTCGGCAGGCGTTATGGGAGGTGTCGGCCTTGTCGGATACCCCCATCGGACTCTTTGAAGGACAGCCTTCCTCCAGCACGTTCGAGCCCCAACTGACGCTGCCTTTATTGACGGATGCCGCCCATGTGGTGGAAGACTACGCGACAATGGGCTTGTCGCTGAAAGCCCATCCGGTGTATTTCGCGCGGCCGGAATTGGACCGGCTTCGGGTGACACCGGCAGGTTCCCTTGCGGATTATAAGAACGGGGACCGGATAAAGGTGTGCGGACTCATCACGGTTCGGCAACGACCGGGAACGGCAAAAGGCGTATTGTTCGTGACGATAGAAGATGAAACCGGATTTGCCAATATCGTCGTCTGGGCGAAAGTGTTTGAGAAATACCGCAAATCCATCCTGCAATCACGTTTGCTGTTGGTAGAAGGGAAGTTACAGGTCGAACGTTCGGTCATCCATGTAGTAGCAGATGCGTGTCATAACCTGTCAGGGCTCTTACGGAACATGACCGAAGGCGAAAGCGATGAAAGGTGTTTTCCGATTGCCCGCCCGGATGAGAAAAGCGATTTGGAGAATGTGTTCCACAAAGGGCGCAACTTCCATTAAGTTAGCGTCGGCTTCGGATTTTGCTTAAGAATTCCGGGGAAATTCCCAGATAAGAGGCGATATAATGTTGGGGTACCCTTTGCGGAATACTTGGATAATGCTCAAGGAAATCGCGGTATTTTTCCTCACCATTCTTTGCAATAGTATTGAACAACCGCTGTTGTGTCACCGCCAGATGCCGCTGCATCAGGATACGGAAGGCGCGTTCAAAACGGGGCGCTTTTTCAAAAAGGGTTTCTTTCTTTTCCGGCGCCAGTTCCAGTAACTCGCATTCTTCCAGCGTTTCGATGAACACCTGGCTGGGCTTGGGATCCTCGCTCGTAAAGGAGATATCGCCCACCCATGATTCCTCAACCGCAAACTGCAACGTCACTTCGGTGCCCTGAGCGTCAATACAATATTTCCGGATACACCCACGGATGACAAAGGCTTCGAACGGATTTTCGTCACCGGCCCGCAGCAATACGGTTTTCTTCGGTACTTTTCGATAGAAAAGCGCCGAATGGAAGAGGTCGAGTTCTTCGGCACTAAAAGACACATACCGTGAAATGGCCTTGTCGATTGCTGCAAACATCCTTATGGCTGGCTAATACGGTCACTGATAGGACGTCCGACCGCGGCATTTGGCCAGGAGATCCGGAGTAAATCGGCTACGGTGACGGCAATGTCGGAAATACTGACCGGTTCCGCCGAACTGCCCGATTTGATTTTCCATCCCATCCACAACAACGGAACATGGGTGTCATACGTCCAGCCACTGCCATGGGTAGTGCCTCCGTGTGCGGCGTGTTCGCCGTCAAACCAAGAGGGTTGGAGAAGCAATGCCACATCACCCGAACGCAGCGGCGACAGCCCATTTGCGATGCGCGCATGTTGCGGGTTACCGTCCTGTAAGGCTGACGGATTTCCAATATCGAATACTTCCTGCACACCGGGTTGTTTCCTGAGGTAATCGACAACGACGCCCACGATCTGCGAGCGTTCCGCCTTTTTCGATTCGAGTGTCGCGTAATTCAAATACACCTGCTGGTTTCCATAATATTCGATCCAATCACCTTCTCCGTATTTTGCAGCAATGGCGCGGTTGAGATCGGCCACCATTGTATCTGTCGGAAGGAAACCCGCCGGAATGTGAAGTGATGTCAGGTAATCGGGCGTTTGGGCTGCCCCATGATCGGCAGTAAGGAAAATGAGGACATTCTCCATCCCAATGTTCTTTTCCACATAATCAAACAACCGTTCGAGGTCGCGGTCAAGACGGGCATAGGTATCCTGTGTCTCGATGGCATTGATCCCAAATTGATGCCCGACATAATCCGTACACGAGAAACTGACGGCCAGGAAGTCAGTGAAACGTCCCTTTCCCATTTTCTCTTTTTCCAACACTTCAAGGGCAAAATCTACCGTGTAAGAATCACCGAAAGGCGTCGAACGCATCAGTTCATAACCCGATTGCCCTTTCAACGCCGGAAGGTCGTGCGGAAAACGATTGTCTTTCTCACCCCGATAGGCTACCCGGAAACCCGAACCATTTTCGAGTCCGACGGTATATTGGTCGAGGGGCAACAGCGTTTCCCATGGCTTCGACAGATAGGTATCACACAATTTGCGGGCGTTGAAATCGACCACCCATTGTGGAAGTGCATCTGTATAATAGGTGCTGGTGATCCAGTTTCCGGTTTTGTTATCAAACCAATAGGCCGCACTCGGGATATGTCCGGCGGGCATAATCGAACCACGGTCTTTCAGGCATACGCCAATAACCTTCGACTGGCGATTATTGGACAGACGTAATTCGTCGGTTACGGTGGTGGAAAGTAAACGCGAAGGCGACATCTTTCCCGCGGATGACTCCGTTCCGACCGAATTGACGCTGTCGTCGCCTGCTACGTAGACTGACTTTTTCGTTTTGCGGTCGTACCAGTCGTTTGAGATTATACCATTATAAGCGGGCACGCTACCGGTATAAACTGCGGCATGGCCCGGCCCGGTGTAGGTGGGCACATAATTATAGTATGTGTTCCGGCAATCGAATCCGTTCGAAAGGAAGCGTCGAAAACCGCCTTTCCCGAATTTATCGGCAAAACGGTATACGTAATCAGCCCGCATCTGGTCGACGACGATGCCAATTACGAGTTTCGGGCGTTCAGGCGCGGCCGGTTTCTTTTGGGCGGACAAGGTCAGGCTGACCAACAGTAAAGCCGAGAGGATTTTTTTCATGGATGGGGGAGGTGCGTTGTGGCCTTTGGATCCGACGTGCGTCCGGCAAATACCAACCGATACGACACCCAGAAAGCCAGTGCAAAGGCGATGAGAAACGTGATAATCAGGTACCAGCGGGAGGCTTTCGGACGCTTTTTGGCGTACTGCTTTTCGTAGGAGACACGTGGATCGTTCATCCCGTAAAGGTACAAAAGCGATTCAAAAAACCGAATAGGCTAGGGTGTACCAAAAATGATGGTAGCCGCCAGCGACGGCGCGGGAGCATCGGCTTCATCGGCCTCCTCCGGGCATTCCTTTTCGTCATACCGGTAAAGTGACCAGGCCCCATTATCATATTCGAGTGCCGTGAGGTTTTCGATCCAGTCGCCTGAGTTCAGGTAGAGCGTACTGCCGTGTTTACTGGTCCGTTCGATGATCTTTGGTTCATGGATATGTCCGCAGATAACATAATCATAGCGCTTTTCAATTGCCAGTTCTGCAGCTGTCGTTTCGAAATCGGAAATAAACCGTACCGCTTTCTTGACGCTGGCCTTTATTTTCTTGGAAAACGAATACGGCTCGCGTCCCATTTGTTTCAGGCACCAGTTGATGAAGCGGTTCAACAGGATCAGGTAGTCGTAGCCGTAGCCACCGAGTTTAGCAATCCACTTGGAATGGTTGACCGACGCGTCGAAGACATCCCCATGGAAAATCCACGCCTTTCGACCGTCCAGTTCCAGCACCAGTTTGTCGGCGATGGTGAAGTTGCCGATAACCGAGTCACTGAACTTGCGCAGCATCTCATCATGGTTACCGGTGAGGTAATACACATTGACGCCCTTTGAGGCAAAGTCGATAATACGTCGGATTACCTTTAGATGGGATTTAGGGAAGTACGATTTCCGGAACTGCCAGATGTCCACGATGTCGCCGTTCAAAACAAGGGTCTTGGGCTTGATGCTGCTGAGATAGCGATGCAACTCGCGGGCATGGCACCCGTACGTTCCCAGGTGCACATCCGACAGCACCACCAGTTCAACCCGCCGCTTCTTTGCTTTCATACGGTCGTTTCTGGCAAAATAAGGGTTTGGATATTACCCGAGCGTAGGGGGTGTGTTATGAAATCCTGTATTCTGCCGCCGGAATGTGATGTTTTCGTAAACAGAGGGATTGGGAAGAGTCGGATGGAAACCTTACATTTGTGACAAACCACTTCTATGGCGGGAAATTCATTCGGGACGCTTTTCAGGCTGACGACGTTTGGTGAGTCGCACGGACCTGCCATCGGCGGTGTCGTGGACGGTTGCCCGCCGGGCGTTTTGTTGGATACCGAAGCGATTCAGTCGGAAATGCGCAGACGTCGTCCCGGACAATCGGCCATTGTTACCCAACGGAAGGAAGCGGACGAGGTGGAGTTCCTCTCCGGACTTTTCCAAGGAAGGACGACCGGTGCGCCCATTGGGTTTATCATCCGAAATGAAGACGCAAAGTCGGCCGATTACGATCACCTCGCCGAGGTATACCGTCCGAGCCATGCCGATTATGTGTACGACCAAAAATACG
This genomic interval from Flavobacterium sp. HJ-32-4 contains the following:
- a CDS encoding error-prone DNA polymerase produces the protein MERYTELQVTTNFSFLRGGSHPEEMVEEAIRLGYGAIAITDRNTLAGVVRAHVAALKSDTDFRLLIGCRLDLVDGPSLLAYPTDKEAYGRLSGLLSEGNIRAEKGQCLLYKKDVYDYAEGLLFIVLPPPALDLQFRLPEDFVSSLSEYRERLGKALFLGACRSYTAHDGKRLFRLSQLSERLGVRMVALNDVHYHHPERRALQDVLTCVREKCTIYTAGFRLHQNAERHLKGEEEMIRLFRSYPDAIAATQDIAQACRFSLSELQYVYPEEITSGGRTPQEELERLTWQGANARFPDGIPRKIRKTLRYELDFMERKNYAAYFLTVYDFVRFARDRGILCQGRGSAANSVVCYCLGITSVDPSKFKILFARFMSDARDEPPDIDVDFEHERREEVIQYIYEKYGRHRAAIVATVTQVHYKGAIRDVAKAMGMSTDAINRLSASVWEFRDELDGERVTSEGFHLDDPHLAKVLELTRQYVGFPRQLGQHTGGFIITQGKLSDLCPVLNARMEGRTNIEWNKDDIEALGFLKVDVLALGMLTCIRKAFDLAKQHYGLDLTLANIPQDDPAVYEMISQADTLGVFQIESRAQMSMLPRLRPQCFYDLVIEVAIVRPGPIQGDMVHPYLRRRDKIDTIEYPSKELESILGRTLGVPLFQEQAMEIAIVAAGFTPAEADGLRRSMATFKAKGKVADWEKKLVTGMIRNGYEEGFARRVFRQLEGFGSYGFPESHAASFALLVYVSSWIKCHYPDVFATALLNSMPMGFYQPAQIIIDARKHGVVVRPVDINHSYWDYTLEEPSGRYRTIRLGFRQVKGLSGEDMETLVQARHRPFRSIPELLDIGVSMAALEKLADADAFRSIGLDRRQALWEVSALSDTPIGLFEGQPSSSTFEPQLTLPLLTDAAHVVEDYATMGLSLKAHPVYFARPELDRLRVTPAGSLADYKNGDRIKVCGLITVRQRPGTAKGVLFVTIEDETGFANIVVWAKVFEKYRKSILQSRLLLVEGKLQVERSVIHVVADACHNLSGLLRNMTEGESDERCFPIARPDEKSDLENVFHKGRNFH
- a CDS encoding Crp/Fnr family transcriptional regulator, whose protein sequence is MFAAIDKAISRYVSFSAEELDLFHSALFYRKVPKKTVLLRAGDENPFEAFVIRGCIRKYCIDAQGTEVTLQFAVEESWVGDISFTSEDPKPSQVFIETLEECELLELAPEKKETLFEKAPRFERAFRILMQRHLAVTQQRLFNTIAKNGEEKYRDFLEHYPSIPQRVPQHYIASYLGISPEFLSKIRSRR
- the pafA gene encoding alkaline phosphatase PafA; the encoded protein is MKKILSALLLVSLTLSAQKKPAAPERPKLVIGIVVDQMRADYVYRFADKFGKGGFRRFLSNGFDCRNTYYNYVPTYTGPGHAAVYTGSVPAYNGIISNDWYDRKTKKSVYVAGDDSVNSVGTESSAGKMSPSRLLSTTVTDELRLSNNRQSKVIGVCLKDRGSIMPAGHIPSAAYWFDNKTGNWITSTYYTDALPQWVVDFNARKLCDTYLSKPWETLLPLDQYTVGLENGSGFRVAYRGEKDNRFPHDLPALKGQSGYELMRSTPFGDSYTVDFALEVLEKEKMGKGRFTDFLAVSFSCTDYVGHQFGINAIETQDTYARLDRDLERLFDYVEKNIGMENVLIFLTADHGAAQTPDYLTSLHIPAGFLPTDTMVADLNRAIAAKYGEGDWIEYYGNQQVYLNYATLESKKAERSQIVGVVVDYLRKQPGVQEVFDIGNPSALQDGNPQHARIANGLSPLRSGDVALLLQPSWFDGEHAAHGGTTHGSGWTYDTHVPLLWMGWKIKSGSSAEPVSISDIAVTVADLLRISWPNAAVGRPISDRISQP
- a CDS encoding UDP-2,3-diacylglucosamine diphosphatase; amino-acid sequence: MKAKKRRVELVVLSDVHLGTYGCHARELHRYLSSIKPKTLVLNGDIVDIWQFRKSYFPKSHLKVIRRIIDFASKGVNVYYLTGNHDEMLRKFSDSVIGNFTIADKLVLELDGRKAWIFHGDVFDASVNHSKWIAKLGGYGYDYLILLNRFINWCLKQMGREPYSFSKKIKASVKKAVRFISDFETTAAELAIEKRYDYVICGHIHEPKIIERTSKHGSTLYLNSGDWIENLTALEYDNGAWSLYRYDEKECPEEADEADAPAPSLAATIIFGTP